Part of the Solanum pennellii chromosome 10, SPENNV200 genome is shown below.
TCCAGAAACGCAGGGGATTCAATTCCAACCTTAACTGTTGATGGTTTGATGATCAACTTTCCTTGAGAACAAGCAGCACAAGAGAATTCCTTTGATTGAAGGATATTTGGGCTCTTTAAGGTGTGcccatgtgaattctcaatgATTTTGCGCATCATATTAAATCCGGGATGGCCCAACCGGTCatgccaaatgataaaatcattaaaattagtaaacctTTTGTTTACTACGGCATGTGATTCAACTGTACTTATACTTGTATAGTACAACCCAGAAGAAAGTGCAGGTAATttttcatgcacaattttcttctctacattaattgtagtaatgtaaaggtattcaacctttccttcattagccgtctcaacatgatagccattttggcgaataactttgaaacttaataagtttctttgagacttactacaatataATGCATTATTAATGCTTAATATTGTCCCTCCAGGTAGTAATAAGGTCGCTTTTCCAGAaccctcaattaattttgtactacctgatattgtgttgacatatgccattttcataaccaaattagaaaagtatttcttttaatttaatattgtatGCGTTGTAGCACTATCAAGAAGGCATACATCTCCATTACTCATCTTGAATCCAACTGACAACTGggatttctattaattttcattaaaataaaatacatctaaagaaggaagaaacaaaattaacaacggaaatttaaatacttcaacatgaataacataataattaaaaatacataattaaaatattaacagaCTTCATTCCCCAGCTAAAAGATCAAACATCAGTTTCGATCTCCAAAGAAGTCATCAACTTCCATATGAGTAATGTCACCAAGGCCATAAAAAACATCATCCTTTAAAGCCAAATTTGCTTCAATATCCTTATCATATTTCTGAGATGTTCCCGGCTTATCATCATCTTTAAGAGTCATATGTGACTCAGCTCGAGCATTGGAAGAGGAAGCaccacttttatttcctttctttNNNNNNNNNNNNNNNNNNNNNNNNNNNNNNNNNNNNNNNNNNNNNNNNNNNNNNNNNNNNNNNNNNNNNNNNNNNNNNNNNNNNNNNNNNNNNNNNNNNNNNNNNNNNNNNNNNNNNNNNNNNNNNNNNNNNNNNNNNNNNNNNNNNNNNNNNNNNNNNNNNNNNNNNNNNNNNNNNNNNNNNNNNNNNNNNNNNNNNNNNNNNNNNNNNNNNNNNNNNNNNNNNNNNNNNNNNNNNNNNNNNNNNNNNNNNNNNNNNNNNNNNNNNNNNNNNNNNNNNNNNNNNNNNNNNNNNNNNNNNNNNNNNNNNNNNNNNNNNNNNNNNNNNNNNNNNNNNNNNNNNNNNNNNNNNNNNNNNNNNNNNNNNNNNNNNNNNNNNNNNNNNNNNNNNNNNNNNNNNNNNNNNNNNNNNNNNNNNNNNNNNNNNNNNNNNNNNNNNNNNNNNNNNNNNNNNNNNNNNNNNNNNNNNNNNNNNNNNNNNNNNNNNNNNNNNNNNNNNNNNNNNNNNNNNNNNNNNNNNNNNNNNNNNNNNNNNNNNNNNNNNNNNNNNNNNNNNNNNNNNNNNNNNNNNNNNNNNNNNNNNNNNNNNNNNNNNNNNNNNNNNNNNNNNNNNNNNNNNNNNNNNNNNNNNNNNNNNNNNNNNNNNNNNNNNNNNNNNNNNNNNNNNNNNNNNNNNNNNNNNNNNNNNNNNNNNNNNNNNNNNNNNNNNNNNNNNNNNNNNNNNNNNNNNNNNNNNNNNNNNNNNNNNNNNNNNNNNNNNNNNNNNNNNNNNNNNNNNNNNNNNNNNNNNNNNNNNNNNNNNNNNNNNNNNNNNNNNNNNNNNNNNNNNNNNNNNNNNNNNNNNNNNNNNNNNNNNNNNNNNNNNNNNNNNNNNNNNNNNNNNNNNNNNNNNNNNNNNNNNNNNNNNNNNNNNNNNNNNNNNNNNNNNNNNNNNNNNNNNNNNNNNNNNNNNNNNNNNNNNNNNNNNNNNNNNNNNNNNNNNNNNNNNNNNNNNNNNNNNNNNNNNNNNNNNNNNNNNNNNNNNNNNNNNNNNNNNNNNNNNNNNNNNNNNNNNNNNNNNNNNNNNNNNNNNNNNNNNNNNNNNNNNNNNNNNNNNNNNNNNNNNNNNNNNNNNNNNNNNNNNNNNNNNNNNNNNNNNNNNNNNNNNNNNNNNNNNNNNNNNNNNNNNNNNNNNNNNNNNNNNNNNNNNNNNNNNNNNNNNNNNNNNNNNNNNNNNNNNNNNNNNNNNNNNNNNNNNNNNNNNNNNNNNNNNNNNNNNNNNNNNNNNNNNNNNNNNNNNNNNNNNNNNNNNNNNNNNNNNNNNNNNNNNNNNNNNNNNNNNNNNNNNNNNNNNNNNNNNNNNNNNNNNNNNNNNNNNNNNNNNNNNNNNNNNNNNNNNNNNNNNNNNNNNNNNNNNNNNNNNNNNNNNNNNNNNNNNNNNNNNNNNNNNNNNNNNNNNNNNNNNNNNNNNNNNNNNNNNNNNNNNNNNNNNNNNNNNNNNNNNNNNNNNNNNNNNNNNNNNNNNNNNNNNNNNNNNNNNNNNNNNNNNNNNNNNNNNNNNNNNNNNNNNNNNNNNNNNNNNNNNNNNNNNNNNNNNNNNNNNNNNNNNNNNNNNNNNNNNNNNNNNNNNNNNNNNNNNNNNNNNNNNNNNNNNNNNNNNNNNNNNNNNNNNNNNNNNNNNNNNNNNNNNNNNNNNNNNNNNNNNNNNNNNNNNNNNNNNNNNNNNNNNNNNNNNNNNNNNNNNNNNNNNNNNNNNNNNNNNNNNNNNNNNNNNNNNNNNNNNNNNNNNNNNNNNNNNNNNNNNNNNNNNNNNNNNNNNNNNNNNNNNNNNNNNNNNNNNNNNNNNNNNNNNNNNNNNNNNNNNNNNNNNNNNNNNNNNNNNNNNNNNNNNNNNNNNNNNNNNNNNNNNNNNNNNNNNNNNNNNNNNTCCCCTTTAAATCAGTCCACAACTCAAGTGGATCTTTTACCGTCAGATATTCAATCTTCAGGCCCTCATCAAGATGATGACGAAGGAAAATCATAGCCTTCGCCTTATCTTGACTCGATGCTTCATTTCCCTGAGTAATAGTGGCATCAAGACCTTTAGCAGCCAAGTGAATCTCAGCATCGAGTACCCATGAAAGATAATTCTTTCCAGAAATATCTAATGCCACAAACTCAAGTTTGGATAAATTCGacataatgaaattatgagaGAATATgtgaatcaaataaaaatatttatataatacctttgcaagtagcaacttcgtgctgataacgtgttgtaaagaagctcagaatataagaagaaaaaagacaagaagtataagatagaggagataattttcttattcaagtatatatcaaatggtgagtgatatctctatttatagtgttgagatatcactcccaAAAGTCATTTAACTagtagatacatagttatctacATTGTTATCCAAAAAGGGGGGTTCATATCATCTAGGGAATACACATACATGAATTTAGTAGTTCATGAATAAACCAAATAGTCATCCactattcaatggatttataacatcaataaatttttttctattttatcgATTTTGATTCGATTTTGAAGGAGTTACTTCCAATAACAATATCTCCCTTTTATCACTTACTATCTTGATTTCACCTTGAAATTCTATTAAACAGCAGAACCCTAAAGACCCTTTTCTGCCACCATTACCGCCGCATCGCCGCCACCATGAACGACGACGGATTTTCAGCAGAGAAGTTGTTCAATCAAGGCTACTCCTACACCTACGACGATGTCATCTTCCTCCCTGGTTTCATCGACTTCCCTACCGATGCCGTCAACCTCTCTACTAAGCTCAGCCGCAACATTTCCCTTTCCATTCCATGCGTAGCTTCTCCGATGGACACCGTCACTGAGACCTCCATGGCCGTAGGAATGGCGGCGCTAGGTGGTATAGGTATCGTTCACTACAACAACACCATTTCGCAACAAGCTTCTATTATCCGCGCTGCTAAGTCTCATCAAATCCCTTTCTCATCGGATTTGATATTTGCTTCCCCTTCCGATTCCATCCATTCTGCTGATGAATTCGGTAACTCTCCTTGTATTTTCGTCACTGAGTCAGGAACTAAGGAATCCAAATTTTTAGGAGTTGTGTGTAAGTCTACTTGGAACGGTTTGAGTGACAAGCAAGCTAGAATTTCTGATTATATGAACGTTTCTCCGGTTACTCTGCCTTCAAGCTATAATTTTGAGGATGTAGCAGGCTACATAGCATCTAAAAAGCTGGACTTTGTACCATTGGTGAATGAAAAGGATAGGGAAGTGGTCAATTTGGTGAAAGCTACTGACTTGGAGAGAATGAATTCGCTTCCCAAATTGGGTTTGCCGTCTTTAGGGACAGACGGGAAGTTCTTGGTGGGGGCAGCAATAGGGACGAGGGATTCAGATAAAGAGAGGCTGGAGCATTTGGTGAAAGCTGGGATTAACGCTCTCGTGATTGATAGCTCGCAAGGGAACTCAGAGTATCAGATTAATATGATCAAGTATGTGAAACATACTTATCCTCACTTAGATGTGATTGGTGGAAATATAGTCACTAAGTACCAAGCGGAGAACTTGATTAAGCATAATGTAGATGGACTGAGAGTCGGGATGGGATCCGGGTCCATCTGTACCACTCAAGAAGTTTGTGCTGTGGGTCGTGGACAGGTGAGTTATTGGATTGGAGCTGgtttttgttttattcattgtagttgatttattttgttaaatttccCTCTGTTAACTGAATACAATGATGGTCACTATCAATATAGACATGAGCATAAGTAAAAAGATTGGGAAGGAACGAAGTATGAAAGCATCCAGGGAACTCGCTGGCTGTACAACTGAATTTAAACTTGCATTCTCTCTTCCCGAGGAACTTATATCTCTGTCAATTTCCGTAGGCGACTGCTGTTTACAAGGTGTCATCAATTGCTGAGCAGCATGGTGTTCCTGTTATCGCTGATGGTGGGATTTCTAATTCTGGCCATATCGTGAAGGCATTGTCGCTTGGAGCATCAACTGTCATGATGGGGAGCTTCTTGGCTGGAAGCAATGAAGCTCCTGGCACTTATGAAAATAAGGTACTACAGGATTCTCAATCCTTTTATACTCTTGTCTGCAAAAGTTCCTTCCAGGATACATCTAAAGAGTGCTTTATCCGTATCTGGAGAACCTGCAGGCTTAGTATATTGTTGCCTATCCAGCTTCCCTTGATTTAAAATTCTCCGTTGGAGGTATGAGAACTCGGTTCATTATCATTTAAATTGTCTATTGATAAGTTAAATCAAGAATGCATAGCAAGactgaaaaacaaaaaactaaaagactaaGAATTGTTCTTTGTTGTTTCCTGTCACATTTCTCCAAAAGAGAAACCATTGTTTGTACTCAAAATGAAACCAGTCTTCGGGAACCTGTTAGATGTTGAAGATAGAATGAGAAGCTAAGAAATGGTTTCTGATGGTTCTTGAGATCGCCCTTTCTCCATCTTAAGAAATCATTGTTTGTATTCATTCCTTTCTTCTCTTCCCAAACTATGGATGTAAGATGATGTGTGGTGTTTCACTTGATTGTGTTTAAGGCCAAATACATAGCCCCTCAAATTTGGCACGAAATGTCAATTGGTCAGAAGCAAAAATTTAGTGCTGACTTGAGGGGCTATTGTTGTATATCTGGCTTCTGTGACTAAGAGTTTTGATTATTCATCAACAAAGCAGTTTGATTGTAAGTTTTGTATTGCGACCTTGGTCATTCTGTGTTCATATTTGCAAGTGTATTCTACTCAAATGTTCCCTTAGTGCTATTGTTAACTTTGGTCAACTTTTTGGCGAGGATAGAATGGTCTCCGTGTGAAGAAGTATCGAGGTATGGGATCTTTGGAAGCAATGACAAAAGGGAGCGATGCAAGATACTTGGGTGATACTGCTAAACTAAAGATTGCTCAGGGTGTCGTTGGTTCGGTTGCTGATAAGGGTACTGTTCTGAAGTTTGTTCCTTATACAATGCAAGCTGTAAAACAAGGATTCCAGGATCTAGGTGCTTCTTCGCTGCAGTCTGCTCATCATCTCTTAAGATCAGGCACATTGAGGCTAGAGGTTTgtatcttcatcctcgatcatTGTTATATTTTAACGAATTGAAAGAGCATAATCATCTTAGCTCTCATAGTTCATTGGGATCCAACTTTTAACTCTCTGTCTGGTTCTTCAGGTCCGAACAGGAGCAGCACAAGTTGAAGGAGGGGTTCATGGTCTTGTCGGTTATGAGAAAAAATACTTCTGATTTAGCTGTTGTTGCAGAATAATGAGAACGGTTATTAAACCATAAATTTCAGCAATGGCTGGCTCAACTCATAAGATGAATTTTGAACGATAAATTTCAGCAATGGAAGACCTGACTCATAAGATGAGTTTGAAAAAGCTTCTTCCTATTGATTGTTCTAATATTTAAATCACAAGGTCAAATAATCTCTAATGTTAATCAATATATCTTTTATAATGTGTTTTTTTACGTGGTCAACTTTACATTACATTTTCAAGTGGGATCAATAGTGATACAAGAGCCAAGGTTTTGACAAACCAATTGAAAAGAATGAAAGGAACATATACAAGGAATATCATCTATTACAAAATCCaatcatctttacttcaacgAACAAGTCTCACAACTTGAATAAATTATATAGGACACAATTTTCTGTATCTGGTCAATATGTACAATCTATTTCATGTCAAtgtaaatggaaaaaaaaaactggaATATAATTATTTGCCCAACACAAAGGTGATCACTAACTGTTAATATCTTGAATCTAACTCTTCATAAACAGTTCATATTGTAGACAACTTGTGATCTGTACTAGAAATTGTTAGTCTTTATAATGTGGTAGCATTTTCAGAAAGTACCATCACCAAAAATTGTTCTGCATCACCTCTGTGCACTAGATGAGATGCTCCTTTTTGGTAATCGCATCTGCATGATAAgtttatttaatgaatataagatATTAGGTTAACAATAACATATTCGATGTAGTCTTACAAAATGGGGTCTGTATgtaaaccttacccctacctcaaaggtagagaggttgtttccgatagatCATCAGGTTAACAATGTTAAACTATATCCAAATTATGTCCTAACCTTGGATTTTGTAGTTCTCCATCCTCCAAGGTTCTGCTGCTCAGGAGTAAATGTGAAACTCTCAATGGAAGAGAGACCTCTATCAGAGCTTAAATTGTTGGATGGAGATAATTCCTAAATTGAGCTCATACAGGCAACATCagtaagagagaaggaaaaaaggCACAAATTTGACAGGATAAATAATCTACTGACCCACTGGAACTTTTGGTGTTTGTTTCATTTGTCAGAAAGCACCAAAAAGTACCATATCAACACATTAAATTAGTCGGTAGGCTAGTACCAAAGTAACTAGGTGGAGATTAGTATCTCTAGTGATGGATTTTAAGTGGCAAATAATCAAGTATTCTTCTATCTAGAGTTAATATCCAGCCTCAAACAGTAGGTTTACTGGCAGTAGAGGAATTAAGTTTCATGCGCATGCACAAACAGGATGAATCCGGTAAAGACTGAATCTAATAATGTATATCCTACGCAATATCTTCATGGATGTCAAAGAAATAGATCCGAAACAGAATTGAGATAAACGGAAACTTGGACGGTCTATTACAGGTTTAGAGGTGAATGATTCAGAAAGAATCACTACATTAGTTCACAGGCAACATCATGTATTAGCTCTTGATCTGCATGATCACTATCTAAGTCATGATGCATTGACCTATCAATAGACAGATTATATGATACTCAACTCTGCTTAAATA
Proteins encoded:
- the LOC107002282 gene encoding inosine-5'-monophosphate dehydrogenase 2-like, whose amino-acid sequence is MNDDGFSAEKLFNQGYSYTYDDVIFLPGFIDFPTDAVNLSTKLSRNISLSIPCVASPMDTVTETSMAVGMAALGGIGIVHYNNTISQQASIIRAAKSHQIPFSSDLIFASPSDSIHSADEFGNSPCIFVTESGTKESKFLGVVCKSTWNGLSDKQARISDYMNVSPVTLPSSYNFEDVAGYIASKKLDFVPLVNEKDREVVNLVKATDLERMNSLPKLGLPSLGTDGKFLVGAAIGTRDSDKERLEHLVKAGINALVIDSSQGNSEYQINMIKYVKHTYPHLDVIGGNIVTKYQAENLIKHNVDGLRVGMGSGSICTTQEVCAVGRGQATAVYKVSSIAEQHGVPVIADGGISNSGHIVKALSLGASTVMMGSFLAGSNEAPGTYENKNGLRVKKYRGMGSLEAMTKGSDARYLGDTAKLKIAQGVVGSVADKGTVLKFVPYTMQAVKQGFQDLGASSLQSAHHLLRSGTLRLEVRTGAAQVEGGVHGLVGYEKKYF